A window of Pararhodobacter sp. genomic DNA:
TGCCGCGTCATCGGGCAGGGTCAGCGCCACGGTCGACAGGATCGCCGCCAGCACATCGGGTGCGGCGCGCATCCGCGTGGAAACCACGCCAAACAGCGCCGGGCCTCCGTCTGGCAGGCAGCTTTGCGTCACCATGATCTGCGCGTGCGATCCGTCATCCTGCGGGCGCGACCCATCCGGCCTGCGCGACGACAGGCCCGAGATCACCCAGACCGGTGTCTCCTGATGCATCCCCTCGGTGACCGCCTCGATCGAATTGAACCGATCCGTAATGGCGGTGGTGATCGCCTCGATATCGGCACCCGGATGCGCAACCACCACGGCGGTATGCGCCAGATCCGGAAACTCGGGATGCGCCAGCGTCGCCCAGGTCTGCACGTCATCCCCCGACAGGTCGCTGACCTGAATATCAGCGGGCAGCGTCAGGCCGAGGCGACCCTCAAGGACCGTAAAGACCGCAGGAAAGACCGCAGGCGCGTCCGCCACTTCGGCCACGGCATCGCCTTGGGCCTGATCGGGCTGCGCCTCGGTTGCCGCGGCGTCCGATTCCAGCGGGAGCACATCGGGCGCGGCCTCTACCTCTACCTCGACTTCGGCGTCGGGCGGAGTTTCCTGCGCGAATCCCGGCACCGGGACGAACCCGGCAAGCGACAGGGCGAACAGGGCAATCGGACCGGATTTCGACAGCGGTTTGAACTTGGTTGAAAATGCAGGCATGAAAATCTTCCTTTGGCAGGGCCGATTACAAGTGCATTCACGATAACACCGCTGCGTCATTTTCCCAGAGTTGATTACGGCCTGCGTGTTCAACACCTCTTGCACGAACCGCGCCGCAGCAGTACGGGGGCGCGTCGCCACGGGGGCGACCAAGTTTCCGAACACCTTGTCAAAACGGATGGAACCATGACCAGATTTCACCTTCCCGGCATTCTTGCCATGGCCGCGATTGTCGTCGCCTCGAACATTCTTGTGCAATTCCTGCTGGGCAACTGGCTGACCTGGGGCGCGCTGACCTATCCGTTCGCGTTTCTCGTCACCGATGTGATGAACCGCGTCTATGGCCCGGCGGCGGCGCGGCGCGTGGTCTGGGCAGGGTTCGCGGTTGGCGTCACCTGCTCGCTGATCGGCACGCAAATCCTGTTTCAGGGCGACGGGTACACCTATCCCGCTGTTACGCTGCGCATCGCGCTGGGCTCGGGGCTGGCGTTTTTGTGCGCGCAAATGCTTGATGTCGCGCTGTTCGACCGGCTGCGCGGCGGTGTCTGGTGGAAAGCACCGCTGATCTCGACGCTGGTCAGTTCTTCGCTGGATACGGCGCTGTTCTTCACGATTGCCTTCTCTGCGGCGCTGACAATCCTTGAGCCGGGCAACGATACACGCTGGGCAACCGAGGCCCTGCCGCTGCTGGGGTTCGGGCCGATGGCGCCGCTTTGGGTCTCGCTTGCGGTCGCCGACTGGCTGGTGAAACTGGCCCTGAGTTTGGTTGCGCTGGCACCGTTTCGCGCAATCGTCAGAAAACTGACCTGAAACACCGGGCAAATAGTTTTTGACAAATATCAGAATTGTGGCACCATCACCTTAGAGTTCAACCAGTTGAAAGGAGGTGATCCAGTGTCTAGAGTGATATTGGAGAAAGGTGTCGGAACAGTCGGAGGGAACGCCAGTTGACGGCAGCCCGTTGGGTGCGCGCCCTTTTTGATTGAGCTCGGTTCTAACCGGCTCCATCTCCTGAAGCTCGAGAGGGCCGCTCGTACATCGGGCGGCCCTTCGATATTGGACCTTGAAAATGCTCTGGATCAACGACGACATCACCATCCAAGACTGGGAACTGGCCGAATCCTTCACCCGCTCGTCGGGGCCGGGCGGCCAAAACGTCAACAAGGTCTCGACGGCGGTCGAATTGCGGTTCGAGGCAGCGCGCAGCCCGGCGTTGACTCCGGCGGTGAAATCCCGGCTCAAACGGCTGGCCGGGCGGCGCTGGAGCGCCGATGGCGCGCTGGTGTTGCGCGTCGAGGAGACGCGCAGTCAGGCGCGCAACCGCGAGATTGCGCGCGAACGGCTGGCTGATCTGATCAAGCAGGCGCTTGTCGCCCCGCGTCGCCGGATCGCGACGAAACCGACCTATTCCAGTCAAAGGCGGCGGATTGATGCCAAGACCAAGCGCGGCTCGATCAAGTCCTTGCGCGGTCGAGTTGACGAAAGCGGCGAATAAGTGCATGATTTAACCGGAATTTCGGAAAAATAGGACAACAACAACAATGACCCCGACAATCGGGGCAGTCTTTGAGGATGTGCATTTCATATGAAACAAGCAGCAGTGGCGACTTTCAAAAACTATATCCAACCGGTTTTTCGTCGGCCTGAATTCGTTCAGGCGGGTGCCTTGTGCGTGAAGCCCGGGTCCTCGGGCCCCGAGGTCTTGCTGATCTCGAACGCGAAAGGAAAGCGGTGGATCGTGCCCAAGGGCTGGCCGATGGACGGGCGCACCCTTGCCGAGGCCGCGGAGCAGGAA
This region includes:
- a CDS encoding queuosine precursor transporter; its protein translation is MTRFHLPGILAMAAIVVASNILVQFLLGNWLTWGALTYPFAFLVTDVMNRVYGPAAARRVVWAGFAVGVTCSLIGTQILFQGDGYTYPAVTLRIALGSGLAFLCAQMLDVALFDRLRGGVWWKAPLISTLVSSSLDTALFFTIAFSAALTILEPGNDTRWATEALPLLGFGPMAPLWVSLAVADWLVKLALSLVALAPFRAIVRKLT
- the arfB gene encoding alternative ribosome rescue aminoacyl-tRNA hydrolase ArfB, whose protein sequence is MLWINDDITIQDWELAESFTRSSGPGGQNVNKVSTAVELRFEAARSPALTPAVKSRLKRLAGRRWSADGALVLRVEETRSQARNREIARERLADLIKQALVAPRRRIATKPTYSSQRRRIDAKTKRGSIKSLRGRVDESGE